The following are encoded in a window of Cupriavidus oxalaticus genomic DNA:
- a CDS encoding Bug family tripartite tricarboxylate transporter substrate binding protein: MNVAKRRFFTQCALGAALLLGNGAVAWAQPYPSKPVTIVVAYPPGGEVDVLARLIAEKLSARLHQPVIVENRNGAAGTIGSAYVAKAPPDGYTLLAAPNTLLTAPLVLKPGSGAKYDPLKDFTPIVQLCNQSLFVVVNKGVNVKRMPELIAKVKKGEVTTFASPGNGSPMHILGELLNKSAGVKLTQVPYRGTAPALADVLGGQVPMMFSTLQAVAQYMPSGSLVPLAVADTKRSPFASSVPTLAESGLKNAEMGTWQGLLGPRGMPSDLVLTINRHVNEVLRMPEVVDRMGTLAMTPVGGEPGSFAKTLASNFERYKSLVEEFAIQPD, encoded by the coding sequence ATGAACGTTGCAAAACGAAGATTTTTCACCCAATGCGCCCTCGGCGCCGCCTTGCTCCTTGGCAACGGTGCCGTCGCTTGGGCCCAGCCATACCCAAGCAAGCCAGTAACCATTGTGGTCGCATACCCTCCTGGTGGCGAAGTTGACGTCCTGGCTAGATTGATCGCCGAGAAGCTATCCGCCCGCCTGCATCAGCCCGTGATTGTCGAAAACCGCAATGGTGCTGCCGGCACGATCGGAAGTGCGTATGTTGCGAAGGCCCCACCCGATGGCTACACCCTATTGGCCGCACCCAACACGCTCCTGACCGCACCATTGGTGCTGAAACCGGGAAGCGGGGCGAAATACGATCCATTGAAGGACTTCACCCCGATTGTTCAGCTCTGCAACCAATCTCTCTTCGTGGTGGTCAACAAGGGCGTGAATGTAAAACGCATGCCCGAGTTGATTGCAAAAGTGAAGAAGGGGGAGGTCACTACCTTCGCCAGTCCAGGCAACGGGTCGCCAATGCATATCCTTGGTGAACTTTTAAACAAGTCGGCTGGAGTGAAACTGACTCAGGTTCCTTATCGCGGCACAGCACCTGCACTTGCCGACGTACTTGGGGGGCAAGTGCCGATGATGTTTTCGACCCTCCAGGCTGTTGCACAGTACATGCCATCCGGTAGTCTGGTTCCCCTTGCTGTCGCTGACACAAAACGGTCTCCATTCGCATCATCGGTCCCGACGCTCGCTGAGTCGGGGCTCAAAAACGCGGAGATGGGCACCTGGCAAGGCCTTCTCGGACCACGTGGTATGCCGTCCGATCTGGTCCTCACCATCAACCGGCATGTCAACGAAGTTCTACGGATGCCGGAGGTTGTGGACCGCATGGGGACGCTGGCAATGACGCCTGTTGGCGGAGAGCCCGGATCCTTTGCGAAGACACTTGCCTCAAACTTCGAGCGATACAAGAGCTTAGTCGAGGAGTTCGCAATCCAGCCCGACTAG
- a CDS encoding TetR/AcrR family transcriptional regulator, translating to MQLLRDRSPLELTVVEVAQQANVDPALIRYYFGNKKGLLRAATEHLMEEVQERSRIMLTEKVPLKERVRKRLSLLLAVLQENPRFFQLVMEEIYKDEDGERGRDGLRSVANRGLALSEALLEPVAGDPALRAVDARLLHVAILGMCTFFMDAKPLLTILFEDEAGEDAYTEQYLDFATGLLVRGLAA from the coding sequence GTGCAACTGCTGCGAGATAGAAGCCCTTTGGAGTTGACCGTGGTGGAGGTTGCCCAGCAGGCGAACGTCGATCCTGCCCTGATTCGCTACTACTTCGGCAACAAGAAGGGCTTGCTCCGCGCCGCTACCGAGCACCTGATGGAGGAGGTGCAGGAGCGAAGCCGGATCATGCTCACGGAGAAGGTGCCGCTCAAGGAGCGGGTACGTAAGCGCCTTAGCCTGCTGTTGGCAGTCCTGCAGGAGAATCCGCGATTCTTCCAGTTGGTCATGGAAGAAATTTATAAGGACGAGGACGGCGAGCGTGGAAGGGACGGTTTGCGGTCGGTTGCTAATCGGGGTCTTGCGCTCAGTGAAGCCCTGTTGGAGCCCGTTGCTGGCGACCCAGCGCTGCGCGCCGTCGACGCGCGGTTGCTCCATGTCGCGATCCTGGGCATGTGCACGTTCTTCATGGATGCCAAGCCGCTGCTGACGATTCTCTTTGAGGACGAAGCCGGCGAGGATGCGTACACGGAACAATATCTGGACTTTGCCACCGGCTTGCTGGTCCGCGGGTTAGCAGCCTGA
- a CDS encoding recombinase-like helix-turn-helix domain-containing protein, whose translation MQYEDPANPYLVRWRKPIPNNTAGKGYVEQPGEGINIRWQTRDAAPSDYENALADALEIAFEAGARSPEDMVESFSTHGFRQRSGDAWTVQALVAEMRALGK comes from the coding sequence ATGCAGTATGAAGATCCGGCCAACCCGTACTTGGTCCGTTGGCGCAAGCCGATTCCAAACAACACTGCCGGAAAGGGCTACGTCGAGCAGCCCGGCGAGGGCATCAACATCCGGTGGCAGACGCGTGACGCGGCACCGTCGGACTACGAGAACGCACTCGCTGACGCGTTGGAAATTGCCTTTGAAGCGGGTGCCCGCTCGCCAGAGGACATGGTGGAGAGCTTTTCGACGCACGGCTTCCGGCAGCGCTCTGGCGATGCATGGACCGTCCAGGCGCTGGTGGCGGAGATGCGGGCGCTGGGCAAGTGA